The Drosophila bipectinata strain 14024-0381.07 chromosome 3L, DbipHiC1v2, whole genome shotgun sequence region CGCGAATCAACTGGGTACTCGAACTAGGTAAaccgtgaaaaaaaaaatcgcagTCTAAGAATTTGTCAATCCAATATCTGAGATCACTCACTACTGGTCTTAGTCACCTGTCTCCTGAAgagacaaaaaaaagtttaatcaAGGAACTCTACTAAAAATCAACTCATTCAAGCTTTTTAGCTCATAATATCCATAAATATGAACAATAATATCcatatttttatcaaaaatattcCAAACATTTACAGGATGTTGTCCATATTTTTTGCAAACGAGCATCACAACCCCTTGAACATTTGTGAAAGACTGACTCATTGAGAACTCAGACTTTGAGTCTCGGATCGGTGCAGTTCTGATCGCTTAAATTAGCACATTTGTGTTATCAGTAATCAGTGAGCTAAATAAGTCATAGTCGAGAAGGCAAACATTGTAACTACACCCTCAGTTTCAATTGATGTAGTCGGTATAGGTTTTGTGTTGTTGCTCCATTTATAAATGATCGAATACCTgactaattaaaaaatgtttgccaaCCATACCAGTAGGGAATACTTTCAAGGAATTCTTTGAGAGACCGTCGGAAACACGTCCAGAGACTTGGCCTGAGCTCTGGTGCAGTTTCAAGCCAAGTTAATGTTTGGCACATAATTGGTTAATTGCACGTAGGATAGATTGATGTGGATAGTAAATcacgtttaaaaaaaaagcattaaagtatgacatttTTTCTCATGTAATTTTCAAAGCTTGAAGAAATTGACAGGCGCCTGAGAATATGCTACATAATTATGAACTTTCTTAAGGAAGTTATCAACAAAAAGGGTTATCAGAAATTCATTATATTGCAGTTGACATTTTTGATTAGATTTTTAGTTAAAGGGGATTAAGAGTCAAAGAATTGAGTAataaagacatttttaagattttttttcaacctACAATTAGGATCTTAAAGCTATTAAAGAGCTAAAGGGAACTCAATTAAAAACATTCaccattaaaaataatcaaaattaattgaaaactaaTACTATTGATCAGGAATTTGTTTTgaattgatttaaaattctttatcGAAATTATATACCAAAAGTCATTGACTTTCcggccgtttttttttttatttttccccaAGGGAGTTGAGGCCGGCCCGGCTTTTTGTTCCACGCATTCTTTTATCAGCTTCGTAATTGAGAGGAGAACTGGTTTCTCCGCTCCACAAATGCCCCGCCAAGTGATGTAACTCTGAGAACTCCACCGCGGCTCCTAGTGGTATCATCAACCTACTCGTAAACATGTCTACGACACCCGACCTGTAACGGAAACCTAATTGTGAGTCCCACCCAAAAATGGACAAGCTGTTAAAGTTTATCCCAACACCGAAAAAAATGCAATCTAAATTGTACAtgactttttttaaagattttaaaatattctacCAAAATCTCAaatcattatttatttataaaataaaggtAACTtgttttgtgaataaatattGATGACTAATTCAAGGggaaaatttttctttcagtaaaatacattttgtgGACTTGATATGCATACAAATGATGTCATATATCAAGTGGCAATATCGGATGGATTATTTAAATCGTTGAATACAATGCTGGCAGAGCATTTAGGGAACTGAAAAAATCAAGAATAGAAAAGGCACAGAACTGGGATGATAATACAATCCCCGCCTAATCATATGCAAATTAATGAGCGTAGTTATTAGAACGGGGCTTGATCCGATCCGAAAGATCGAGTTCGAGCTCCAGATCGACATCGACACAAAAGAAAGGCAACCCAAATTTGGGCCACCGGCAATCAATGGATGCATTGGTATATTCTAATGAGAAAACCGGGAACCAGATGTCAGAATGCATCGCTCAGATTCCTATAAAAGCCCAGGCCAGATGCATTTTTCAAGTTATTCCCACAAAGATCATGGATCGAAGTGTGACTGCAATTTGTTTGGGTAAGTTTCGGACACAAAATTTCATTCAGAGAtttaagaactaattggtttttATCCTTGcagtgctgctgcagctgctgggCAGTGGATTGGGCTTCCAGGAGAAGGCTCCGGTGCAGACCAGCCTGGTGACCGGACAGGCCAGGACTGACAAGCAGCAACAGGTGTTGGATGATCCGCTGGGATCGGGACGCGGCATCGACGAACATTTGCTGAAGACCATTGGTAAGGGCGGCATCAAGCTGGTGATGGCCTCCGGCGCTCCGACGACCACCCCGAAACCATCAGTACAACATCATTACTATTATCCACCAGAGGACCAGCAGCATCCGCGTCAGTACGGCTACGGTCCCTTCTATCCGCCGCCACCTCCGCCTCCGCAGCGTCCTTGGGGACCCcaacctccaccaccaccaccaccgccaggACCTCCGGGACCGCCACTGCCATACTACAATCCCTACTACAATGGCGGCTATGGCGGCTACTATGGCGGTTATGGATATGGGGGCTATGGCTATCCAGGCTATGGCGGATATTCCTATCCCTACTATCCTTTCTATCGCAACTCGGCTAGTGGAACGGAAGTAGATAACCAGCTGCCAGGAGCCGATGGTCTGACTCCCCTTCCCGTGCCCGGTGTCTTCCAAGGTCGTACCGTGCTCTCCGATGGTCTGACTCCTCTTCCCGTTCCCGGTGTCTTCCAAGGACGCGCCGTGCTCCCCCAGAACTTTCTCGAGGGCAGAAACAATGCCAATATTGTGCCACTCTTTCACCTACTCCAAATGGCCAGGTCTTAAAATTTCATCAAAAGCAGAAACCTAATAAAAAACCATCCGAAATCCATTAAAAAACCATCACTTTCACTAAGAGACACCGTTGAATTCAATTAGAAATCTGGAAACCGAATTAGCAAATTGGTTTCAAAAATCACAAGAAACTTAGTAAGATGGCTTAGAAATTGTAAAGAGGTTTTTCGGAAAAGAATTTCcgatttagttttaaaataggGAGTTTTACCTTGAAAATGTTCAATGGTGTATACGCTATGGTAACCAAGTCCACCAGAACAGCTTATGTCTTCGGCAATATTAATCATATTTTAATGCGGAATACTTTGAACGATTCGTCGATGAACCCTTCACAATCGTgcatcaaatatatatatacacaattttataagatttttcatcaaattttctggatgacCCCCTGCAAAAATCTAGAATatgcatggagccactttatgaccccttgcgaagactatatctttggccATAGTCacccgattcttaagcggaataccttaaacgattcgtggatcgattctccttaaatctgcatcaaaatctacgattataattttttttagatttttcatcaaattttctggatgacccctgcaaaaatctAGAATatgcatggagccactttatgaccccttgcgaagactatatctttggccATAGTCacccgattcttaagcggaataccttaaacgattcgtggatcaattctccTTAAACCTGCATATAAATCTacgattataattttttttagatttttcatcaaattttctggatgacccctgcaaaaatctAGAATatgcatggagccactttATGACCCCTTGCGAAGACTATATCATTGGCCATAGtcacccgattctcaagcggaataccttaaacgattcgtggatcgattctccttaaatctgcatcaaaatctacgatcttaatttttcttagattttgtatAAAGTTTTCTGGGATCCTTGGATCCCTTGGAAGGGTGTATCGTTGgcaataaatttaaacaatttgtaGATCATTCTTCTGTTGGTCTAGCTTCTTTTTAGCGAGATGACTACATAGATCTTgagattacaaaaaaaaagagttcgTAAACTAAAGAAAAAGGCCGCTGACCCAAAGAAGCGATGATCGAATTTGTTCAAACGATCgtatttttttcgtttctcTCCCGCccagtttttgttttcttttttttttttgtatttgtatttgtctggtaaattaaaattcaaacttCGCATTCCGTCTGAGTTCTGTGGCCGCTGGGATCGGCACACCAAAATCTGGACTCTTGCTGAGTCACCCGCATATGGGGGACGAGGCCCCGGATCGGTTGGAGAAGTCAAGATCTTGCCGGCAATGTGACGCATCGAAGCCCAGACTTGCCGCGGATAACCATTAAATACTAAACAATCAACCGAATGCGGTTTTCTTAGCTCATTGCTTGCCATAAAAAGCGTCAACAGCGGCTGGTCTTGAACGCGATTTACTGGCcagttgcaaaaaaaaaatacaatatatgAAAATCAGCTGAATGGGACACGAAAAAaggtttcatttttatttttaccttTCGTGAAGTTATTGGTCGCGAAAAAAACCAGACTTTTTGTTCGTTCACTCACGTTGAATAAGATTTTTTTCACTTTGGGCTTCCACGAAAAGCCCTTAGTTGACACTTTACCAAACCGAAACAAACTGAATAGCTCCGTGCTCCGATGTAATTATGATCCCAACACGAGCCCCGGACTGACACTCACTCCTCCGTTGATTTCTTGGCAATGTGAAAGAATTGGAATGGATCGGGTGCTTGGGGCTCGTCGATGGAAGTTTTATAACAAgtggggatttttttttattatttttatttttattgttttttcgattttgttgCCTCTTAGGTACATTCAATTGTTTGAGGCATATGGTTATAATCGAAGTGGTTTAGGGGGTTATCTGTTTATGAGGGTGGATCAGTAGAAAGTACTCCACGGAAAATATGCCCTACAATATCATATatcattattttatttcccTATAGGGTATAAAGTAAGTCAGTATGTCCTCATCCAAGTCTTGTGCAAATCTTTCGTGGAAAACCTTGTTTCTGGCTGGTTATATAGACGACCATTGGCATTTCCCCTTAACTACATTATCTTATCATAGTAAATGGTTGGTGAAAGAaaggaaataaattaaagccaTAATGCATTTGTCGAAAGTCAGAACCCCGGGTGAAATGACTAAGGCTAAGACCTCTTGAATCGAACCCTGTATGCTCCATGCTCCCCCCATCAATTGTCATATCAGTAAAATTTTTGGTTGAACCCAACGAAAAGATAACACTACCCGATATCGAGATATGGGTAAGTTCAAGTTTGTCATcaaacaaaatataatttaatttttagggTGGTGTCATGTAatttatgtatgtttttttttaaagatattccTTATGTACCATATGGATATGGTAAAGACAAATCATCACATGACTGGGCGATAATAAATATCGCAACAATTACCCGAATCAAAAGGCgtgcaattttatttttgtacttCTTAGGCTGGTTATTCAGTTCTattgtttttggtttgttgGTTGGCCAAATCTTTGCATTACATcattaccaaaaaaaagtcTTCTTTTGTGGGTAAAGTCTCGTTTTTGCTTTCCAACTCGTTTAATTTGGGTGCCAAGTGTGAGGCAATGACATTGGGGGCATTGTTTCTTCATGCACTCAAAGAAACGTCTTTTGGGGGCTTTAAGTATTTCTTGAAAACCTTTTAAGAGAACCCCCTGCt contains the following coding sequences:
- the LOC108130187 gene encoding fidgetin isoform X1, encoding MSECIAQIPIKAQARCIFQVIPTKIMDRSVTAICLVLLQLLGSGLGFQEKAPVQTSLVTGQARTDKQQQVLDDPLGSGRGIDEHLLKTIGKGGIKLVMASGAPTTTPKPSVQHHYYYPPEDQQHPRQYGYGPFYPPPPPPPQRPWGPQPPPPPPPPGPPGPPLPYYNPYYNGGYGGYYGGYGYGGYGYPGYGGYSYPYYPFYRNSASGTEVDNQLPGADGLTPLPVPGVFQGRTVLSDGLTPLPVPGVFQGRAVLPQNFLEGRNNANIVPLFHLLQMARS
- the LOC108130187 gene encoding uncharacterized protein isoform X2; translated protein: MSECIAQIPIKAQARCIFQVIPTKIMDRSVTAICLVLLQLLGSGLGFQEKAPVQTSLVTGQARTDKQQQVLDDPLGSGRGIDEHLLKTIEDQQHPRQYGYGPFYPPPPPPPQRPWGPQPPPPPPPPGPPGPPLPYYNPYYNGGYGGYYGGYGYGGYGYPGYGGYSYPYYPFYRNSASGTEVDNQLPGADGLTPLPVPGVFQGRTVLSDGLTPLPVPGVFQGRAVLPQNFLEGRNNANIVPLFHLLQMARS